A genomic region of Metopolophium dirhodum isolate CAU chromosome 1, ASM1992520v1, whole genome shotgun sequence contains the following coding sequences:
- the LOC132935556 gene encoding exocyst complex component 5, which yields MMQQYIKEMEQDPYDPDEFVERLAYRVFGNSADSDNAVVDDVQDTFVQAIKDLKFLQERQKRKCEKLEQDCREKESLYAIQIQNLQEQNKAGISIFQNLDERINYVATKVIHVGDQLESINTPRSRAVQVHKLIGYLEEFMSAGPLSIDIFNDPTKIDDAADVIQKLFPIAQELPPGKFEEAKMKIIKKYDEIECLLIEEFIKNHSRKNVVRMNEIAAILTHFKGYSQCVDAFIEYSQANSLSGKNLFADIIPVCENNLKIIEAVFTNPDQVMAKFILNIYQLKLQNHIITILSEVKDTANYLEKLSQLYKKTSILSKNLSRLNMGNDDMFLNKMQKNIFQKYLDSYFISELKNLKEKCLIILQQFYESKGHQKKQIQAGGFQELRRDLQTVISTRTNFNIMHIEDYGGETFLSEYVATSLIQEFNQALDRCCTLSSSSDIPSNSYQIFEILTSYLIEDYVDYGLELAVQSVPIPEAKTHDPPNVYFFEVIKQVNAIILLFENQLSDTLVPLIITTPKYSQCISFKKKKLEQIESKIDFGLDRSLNAVTGWVKICLSSEQKKSDFKPETDVDTMTSVACKSVVQYLSSNIKHIRQCLDAKNADLVLAELGIKFHRIVYEHLLQYTYNSAGAMCAICDMNEYRRCVKDLGSPLVIDLFDTLHALCNLLLVKHENLKQVCYGDTLVGLDHSILSNFIQLRSDFKSQKLAALLKNLTSR from the exons ATGATGCAACAATACATAAAAGAAATGGAACAG GATCCATACGATCCTGATGAATTTGTCGAACGTTTAGCTTATCGTGTATTTGGAAACAGTGCTGACAGTGATAATGCAGTAGTGGACGATGTTCAGGATACATTTGTCCAAGCAATTAA AGACTTAAAGTTTTTACAAGAACGTCAAAAAAGAAAATGCGAAAAATTAGAACAAGATTGTCGAGAAAAGGAATCTCTATATGcaatacaaattcaaaatctTCAAGAGCAAAATAAG GCTGGAATATcgatatttcaaaatttagatGAACGAATAAATTATGTAGCCACAAAAGTTATTCATGTTGGAGATCAACTAGAATCAATTAATACACCACGTTCAAGAGCTGTTCAAGTTCATAAACTTATTGGATATTTAGAGGAGTTTATGTCAGCCGGTCCACTATCcatagatatttttaatgatcCAACAAAG attgaTGATGCAGCTGATgtgatacaaaaattatttcctATAGCTCAAGAGCTTCCTCCAGGCAA attcgaGGAAgccaaaatgaaaataattaaaaaatatgatgaaattgaatgtttattaattgAAGAGTTTATTAAAAACCACTCTCGAAAAAATGTAGTGCGAATGAATGAAATTGCAGCCATATTAACTCATTTCAAAGGTTATTCTCAATGTGTGGATGCATTCATTGAATACAGTCAAGCG AACTCACTTTCGGGAAAAAATCTCTTTGCTGACATTATTCCTGTTTGCGAAAACAACCTAAAAATTATTGAAGCAGTATTTACTAATCCTGATCAAGTTATGgccaaatttattttgaatatttatcaaCTTAAACTACAA aaccatattattacaatattatctgaAGTTAAAGATACGGCAAACTATTTAGAAAAGTTATCTCAGTTATACAAAAA aacatctatattatctaaaaacctTTCACGCTTAAATATGGGAAACGatgatatgtttttaaataaaatgcaaaagaatatatttcaaaagtatctagATTCATACTTTAT TTCTGAACTGAAAAAccttaaagaaaaatgtttaatcattttacaacaattttatGAATCTAAAGGACACcagaaaaaacaaattcaagcAGGAgg gttTCAAGAATTGCGTAGAGATTTACAGACAGTTATTAGCACTCGtaccaattttaatataatgcacATTGAAGATTATGGAGGAGAAACATTTTTATCTGAATATGTAGCTACATCTCTTATTCAAGAATTTAATCAAGCCTTGGATAGGTGTTGTAcg ttatCTTCATCATCTGATATCCCATCTAATAGCTATCAAATTTTTGAAATCTTAACATCTTACTTGATTGAAGATTATGTTGATTATGGCTTAGAATTAGCTGTACAGTCTGTGCCCATACCAGAAGCTAAGACCCACGATCCACCAAATGTTTACTTCTTTGAAGTCATAAAACAAGTCAAtgcaataattttgttatttgaaaACCAGCTGTCTGATACTTTAGTCCCtttaattat tacaaCTCCAAAGTATTCACAATGTATAAGCTTTAAGAAAAAGAAACTGGAACAAATAgaatcaaaaattgattttggtctAGATag ATCTTTAAATGCTGTCACTGGTTGGGTCAAGATTTGTCTTTCTTCTGAACAAAAAAAGTCAGACTTTAAGCCAGAAACCGATGTAGACACAATGACATCAGTA GCTTGCAAATCTGTTGTTCAGTATTTGAGTAGTAACATAAAACACATACGTCAATGTTTGGATGCCAAAAATGCTGATCTTGTTTTAGCGGAACTTGGAATCAAATTTCATCGTATTGTTTATGAACATTTgttacaatatacttataactctgctg GTGCCATGTGTGCGATATGTGATATGAATGAATATAGACGGTGCGTTAAAGATTTAGGATCACCATTAGTGATTGATTTATTTGACACTTTACACGCACTATGTAACTTGCTACTTGTGAAACACGAAAACTTAAAACAAGTGTGCTATGGTGACACATtg GTGGGTTTGGATCATTCGATATTGAGCAATTTTATTCAACTTCGTTCAGATTTTAAATCTCAAAAGTTAGCTGCATTGTTAAAAAATCTAACATCTAGATGA